In one window of Geotrypetes seraphini chromosome 3, aGeoSer1.1, whole genome shotgun sequence DNA:
- the SLC2A12 gene encoding solute carrier family 2, facilitated glucose transporter member 12 isoform X3: protein MAPGPSTEEVSLQHQKLRESEQDTKVTHLHQLQAPTGCGTFTLLSSVIASVSALLVGYELGIISGALLQLHSLLELSCPQQEIVVSSLLTGALLASLTGGFLIDHYGRKPTIIISSCVLVLANLLLISIVAYEVLIVGRIAIGVAISLSAIATCVYIAEIAPQHRRGLLVSLNELMFVVGILLAYISNYAFAAVSHGWKYMFGIIIPLATLQAVAMYFLPQSPRFLLMKGHDGRASRVLQKLMPATDTTEELTAIKASLKAEHQYSFLDLFRSKDNMRARMLIGITLVFFVQVTGQPNIVFYASTLLKSVGFDSNEAASLASTGIGVIKVVGTIPAIFFVDKVGSKRFLCIGSAVMAVSLIILGLVSLKIDVNFSSICRSHTQPNQSWEDSFVHDPRSLNFSRDSHQAEFVGTTSSSRSPFITQEILETTKTEERSWRTVVVHSSTVKQRELPESPHTDSPVPASLKWTCLASLLAFVAAFSIGLGPKHHQLQDFLLAKHQEPP, encoded by the exons GATGTGGAACGTTTACTCTTCTTTCATCTGTCATTGCATCTGTAAGTGCACTTCTGGTGGGTTATGAGTTAGGGATAATCTCTGGAGCCCTTCTTCAGCTCCACAGTCTACTGGAGCTTAGCTGCCCACAGCAAGAAATAGTAGTAAGCTCACTTTTGACTGGAGCCTTACTAGCGTCGCTCACTGGTGGTTTCCTGATAGACCATTATGGAAGAAAACCTACTATCATTATATCATCGTGTGTACTTGTCCTGGCAAATTTACTCTTGATATCGATTGTAGCATATGAAGTTCTCATCGTAGGACGCATTGCCATAGGAGTTGCCATATCTCTTTCTGCAATTGCAACATGTGTTTACATTGCTGAGATTGCACCACAGCACCGACGAGGCCTACTGGTATCCTTAAATGAACTGATGTTCGTAGTAGGTATTCTTCTTGCCTATATTTCAAATTATGCATTTGCTGCTGTTTCTCATGGCTGGAAGTACATGTTTGGTATAATTATTCCACTGGCTACCTTACAGGCTGTTGCAATGTACTTCCTTCCACAAAGCCCTCGGTTCCTGCTTATGAAAGGCCATGATGGAAGAGCCAGCAGGGTGCTCCAAAAGCTCATGCCAGCCACTGACACTACTGAAGAACTCACTGCCATTAAGGCTTCCCTTAAAGCGGAACACCAATATAGCTTCCTGGACTTATTTCGCTCTAAGGACAATATGAGGGCCCGAATGTTGATAGGCATCACATTGGTATTTTTTGTGCAAGTTACAGGACAGCCTAACATTGTATTTTATGCTTCTACTCTTCTGAAGTCAGTTGGCTTTGATAGCAATGAAGCAGCCAGCCTGGCATCTACTGGAATTGGAGTAATTAAAGTAGTTGGCACAATACCAGCCATCTTCTTTGTGGATAAAGTAGGAAGTAAACGCTTTCTTTGCATTGGATCAGCAGTTATGGCAGTATCATTGATCATCCTGGGGTTGGTAAGTCTAAAAATAGACGTAAATTTCAGTAGCATTTGCAGAAGCCATACTCAACCCAACCAGTCCTGGGAAGATTCATTTGTTCATGACCCAAGGAGCTTGAACTTCAGCAGGGATTCTCACCAAGCAGAGTTTGTTGGTACAACTTCATCTAGCAGATCCCCTTTTATTACACAAGAAATCTTGGAAACTACAAAGACTGAAGAAAGGAGCTGGAGAACTGTAGTAGTTCATTCATCGACAGTGAAACAAAGAGAACTCCCTGAGTCACCGCATACTGACAGTCCAGTTCCAGCTTCTTTGAAGTGGACGTGCTTGGCAAGCTTACTTGCTTTTGTTGCTGCTTTTTCCATAGGCCTTGGACCAA AGCATCATCAACTACAAGATTTTCTCCTGGCCAAACATCAAGAGCCCCCCTGA